The Paraclostridium bifermentans genome window below encodes:
- a CDS encoding GNAT family N-acetyltransferase, with protein MYKRKILEMDELQVYTYINWKYEYPYDFYNIPEEGIKETIDEIFEDNNSFYFSVFDSNDKLFGIYEYTFRANFMEIGLGIRPEDTGKGLGLDFIKECIHFGRTTFLYRGDICLRVADFNKRAIKLYKKIGFIEFSREANISFGKPVVFICMRLLNSASYLNDSPEIEYEHFN; from the coding sequence ATGTATAAAAGAAAAATATTAGAAATGGATGAACTTCAGGTTTACACATATATAAACTGGAAATATGAATATCCTTATGATTTTTATAATATCCCAGAAGAAGGTATAAAAGAAACTATTGATGAAATATTTGAAGATAATAATAGCTTTTACTTTTCTGTATTCGATTCTAATGATAAATTATTTGGTATATATGAGTATACCTTTAGAGCAAACTTTATGGAAATTGGACTTGGTATAAGACCTGAAGATACTGGTAAAGGACTGGGGTTAGACTTCATAAAAGAATGTATTCATTTCGGAAGGACTACCTTTTTATATAGAGGAGATATTTGTTTAAGAGTTGCTGATTTTAATAAGAGAGCTATAAAGTTATATAAAAAAATAGGTTTTATTGAATTTTCTAGAGAAGCAAATATTTCATTTGGAAAACCTGTTGTTTTTATATGTATGAGGCTACTTAATAGTGCCTCATATCTTAATGATTCTCCTGAAATCGAATATGAACACTTTAATTGA
- a CDS encoding voltage-gated chloride channel family protein, translated as MNELKKHIKESEVVSIVFLRWFLLASISGIAVGIVISFFLKSLQWATSTRESNPWLLYMLPIGGAFVSYLYSKYGKDSSKGNNLIIERINEGEGRIPFRMAPLVFLGTFITHLFGGSAGREGTGVQIGASVSSKIGELLKLKGMDYTILIISGVSSGFGVVFGTPIAGTVFGLEVSTLGKMRYEAIIPCFISSYIGNFIAEIFKVQHSHYNMGLSLTGVDVFFKVIVCAVLFGLTSKLFAELTHALKKFFATKIPNTSLKSFIGGIIIIIIVLILGTRIYLGLSLDLLSNAFNQPVPKGSFIIKLVLTSITLAVGFQGGEVTPLFVIGATLGNLLASIIGLPIEFLAGLGMIGVFAGATKTPIASFIMGIELFGSANIGFIFIACVISYVFAGKSGIYTSQDSSLLDR; from the coding sequence GTGAATGAATTAAAAAAACATATAAAAGAAAGTGAAGTAGTATCTATTGTATTTTTAAGATGGTTTTTGCTAGCATCCATATCTGGGATTGCTGTTGGAATTGTAATATCATTTTTCTTAAAAAGCTTACAATGGGCAACAAGTACGAGAGAATCAAATCCATGGTTATTATACATGTTACCTATAGGAGGAGCTTTTGTAAGTTATTTATATTCTAAATACGGTAAAGATTCATCAAAAGGAAATAATTTAATTATTGAACGAATTAATGAGGGTGAAGGTAGAATTCCTTTTAGAATGGCACCACTTGTGTTTTTAGGAACGTTTATAACCCATTTATTTGGAGGATCTGCTGGTAGAGAGGGTACTGGAGTTCAAATAGGAGCTAGCGTATCTTCTAAAATAGGGGAACTTCTAAAATTAAAAGGTATGGATTATACAATACTTATAATCAGTGGTGTAAGTAGTGGTTTTGGAGTTGTATTTGGAACACCTATCGCAGGAACTGTATTTGGACTTGAAGTTTCAACTCTTGGTAAAATGCGATATGAAGCAATAATACCTTGTTTTATATCAAGCTATATAGGAAACTTTATAGCAGAAATTTTTAAGGTTCAGCACAGTCATTATAATATGGGATTATCTTTAACTGGTGTTGATGTATTTTTCAAAGTTATAGTATGTGCTGTTTTATTTGGGCTTACTAGCAAACTTTTTGCAGAGCTTACACATGCTCTAAAGAAGTTTTTTGCAACTAAAATACCCAATACATCTTTAAAAAGCTTTATAGGAGGTATTATCATTATTATTATAGTTTTAATTCTTGGAACTAGAATTTATCTTGGATTAAGTCTAGATTTATTAAGTAATGCATTTAACCAGCCTGTTCCTAAAGGGTCATTTATAATAAAGCTTGTTTTAACATCAATTACGCTTGCTGTAGGATTCCAAGGTGGAGAGGTTACTCCATTATTTGTAATAGGAGCAACTTTAGGAAACTTACTTGCAAGTATTATCGGACTTCCTATTGAATTTTTAGCAGGGCTTGGAATGATAGGAGTATTTGCAGGAGCTACAAAAACACCTATAGCATCTTTTATAATGGGAATTGAATTATTTGGATCTGCTAATATTGGATTTATATTCATTGCTTGTGTAATAAGTTATGTATTTGCAGGTAAAAGCGGTATATATACATCACAAGACAGTAGTCTTCTAGATAGATAA
- a CDS encoding flavodoxin family protein, translating to MKVLLVNGSPNKNGCTYTALEEVSKALEASGIDTEIFHIGNKPVGGCIGCRSCKNTGKCFMNDGVNDFVEKAKYSDGFVFGSPVYYASAAGSLVSFLDRVFYSGGKHMAFKPGASVVSARRAGTTATFDQLNKYFTISNMPIVSSQYWNMVHGNTSDEVKKDVEGLQTMRVLGKNMAWIIKCIDIGKNNNIEKPDLEDRLHTNFIR from the coding sequence ATGAAAGTATTGTTAGTCAATGGAAGTCCAAATAAAAATGGATGTACATACACAGCATTAGAGGAAGTTTCAAAAGCACTAGAAGCAAGTGGAATAGATACAGAAATTTTTCACATAGGTAATAAGCCTGTAGGAGGATGTATAGGATGCCGTTCATGTAAAAATACAGGGAAATGCTTCATGAATGATGGAGTTAATGATTTTGTAGAAAAGGCAAAGTATTCAGATGGATTTGTATTTGGATCACCTGTTTATTATGCATCTGCAGCAGGATCATTAGTATCTTTTTTAGATAGAGTATTTTATAGCGGAGGAAAACACATGGCATTTAAGCCAGGTGCTTCAGTAGTTAGTGCGAGAAGAGCAGGAACTACTGCTACATTCGATCAATTGAATAAGTACTTTACTATCTCTAATATGCCAATTGTTAGTTCTCAATATTGGAATATGGTCCATGGAAACACTTCAGACGAAGTAAAAAAAGATGTAGAAGGATTACAAACAATGCGAGTTTTAGGCAAAAATATGGCCTGGATAATAAAATGTATAGATATTGGTAAAAATAATAATATAGAAAAACCAGATTTAGAAGATAGATTACATACAAATTTTATAAGATAA